AAGAAACGTTTGAACATCTCTTCTCCTTGAAAAATAAAACGTATTGTAGCTTGATTTGATAAATGAAGTTTCTAAAACTTTTCAAGAATATAAAGATATTCGCTTAACGCTTTTTTATTTTCCTGATTGCGATACCCTTTAAAGCGTTGATGGGGCATCTGAAACGATGCGCACGTGCCATAGCGTTCCAACATGGTGGATAGCGAAGAAAGATCAATAATCCCCTCATCGTTATAGCTAAGAACGATCCATGGAAAATTGGCCTTTTGGATAATATCTTCCAGTGCCAAAAGCGCTGTGCCACTTTTGCAATACGCCGAACTTTCATACGCCCTCACCCCCGTTTTGCCCTTTGGCGTAAACGCATCGTACCGCGCAATCGTATTTAAGATGTGGTAATTCGCTCCGTATTGACGACGATTGTACGGAGGATCGAGGTAGAGAATATCGCCTTTGAGCGTGGAGATAAGCACATTGGCATCTTCACAAAAAACCTGATGGTGCGTAGACGTTAACAGCGAGAGAAACGCGTGCAGATGCAGTTTTTCGCACGCCAAAGGTTTGAGATGTTTGAGATACGCACTGTAAATGGAAGCGGTATTGGCAACCTTGTCAGCGCTGTGTAGCAGCGAGGCTAAGAGGTAAATATAAAGCGGCTCATCACGCTTATACGCTTCAATGCCTTGGCGCACCGCATCGATTTTTTGTGCATTTTCATCGCTAAAATAGTTCCGCTCGCTGCCACTTTCCAAACAGTAGTGCTCATACATCAGCCCTTTGCGTAAAGGCAGTGCATTTAAGGAGTCAATGATGGGAGCAATGGTGGATAATTCGGGCGGTTTTAGCATCGCATGGTTGAGGACATAGCTGTAAAATTCAAGGTCATTGCTGAGGATGCTACAGCCTTTTTGAGCAAAATAGCTCCCGACCGAACCACTCCCAGCAAAAAGATCGCAAAAAATTTTAGGCGGAACGTTTTCTTTCAAAAGAGACGATATGTGTGCATCGATAAAAGAGAGAAGTTTTACTTTCGAGCCGATGTAGTTCACCTGCATTCCCCAAAATTTTCAATATAATATCAAAACTAGAACGCTTTTTGCTTAAGCATTAGATACGCATTTTTAAAAGGACGAGACATGCATTTTTTAGTTGTTGACGATAGCTCAACAATGCGCAGAATTCTGTGCAATACCATCAACAGTATAGGCTACACAACCACGGCAGCCGAAGACGGGTTAGATGCACTTGAAAAAATCAAAGAACAAAAGTTTGACGTGATTATGACAGACTGGAATATGCCACGAATGGACGGCCTGCATTTGGTAAGAGCCCTTCGCGCTATGGAAGCGTATAAAACAACACCCATTATTATGGTGACAACCGAGGGTGGAAAACAAGAGGTGATTATGGCGATTAAAGAGGGTGTCACTAACTACATCGTCAAACCGTTTACCGCGTTTCTTTTAAGAGAAAAACTCAAAGAGATCGTTAGCTAACATTCGTTCTCTTTTGCTTTTAAAAGCAAAAGAGAACTCTGATTATTGAGCCTTACATGTAAGATACTTTCGCCATCCACCAAGCTCACTGATCTCCTCCGCACCTTTTAGCGCATCGCCTTCACACAAAAAGCCATACACACTGCTGCCATCCTCTAACACAACCGTACCAATGCACAAAGGCGAAGCAATCTGTACCATAAACGCTCCAAAATTCTCCAGAGGCATCTGCCACACTTCAAGCTCCAAAGCATAAGGACTCGAAGCATCTTTGAGTATCCCTGGGCGCGGAGGATTTTTTTCTGGAACATTAAACAGACGATACCCTACAGCGGTTTTACACGCTTTTACAAACGTCGCCTCTAAGTTTAGAAGCTGATGATTCAGGGGTAACCCCTCCATGTGCGCACCGCAAACGCCAATTTCAATCATTTTTGACATGGTAACTCCTTCATGTAAATTTCTCCCATTGAAAGGAGCTTAGTGTCTTCAAACGCATCGGCAAAGATCGTTATGCCAAAGGGAAGTCCATTGCCTCGCTCACCTGCTGGCAGTGCAAGGGCGGAAAGATCAAGCAGGTTCATAAAATTGGTGTAGTAGCCTAGATTGGTATTGAGTTCAATCGGATTATTTTCGACCTCATCGATGGTATAGATCGTTCCTGTTGTGGGTGTCAGCATAAAATCCACCCATTTTAAGCACTGCTCTGCTTCGCGCCTGTACGCTTTTAAGGCATACTCCGCTTCAAAATAGTCACTGGCACTTTTATGCTCCCCTTGGGCGATGATGGTGCGTGTCACCTCTAAAAAACTCTCGGGTGATTTTTGTAAAAGTGCCTTCGTTGCCACGTAACGCTCCGCCACCCATGGGCCGCTGTAAAGCAAATTGGCAGCCTTTAAAAAAGGTGTGAAATCTATCTCTTCGACCACTGCTCCCACTTTAATAAAACGCGCTACGGCCGCTTCAAAAAGCGTTTGAGCCTCAGCATCGCCAAAAAATTGAAGATCACTTTTTCGTGGAATCCCAATTCTAAGAGGTTTTTCTAGCGTTTTGGTCTGTGTGGGAATCATCCTTGCATAGACATCTTCGCTATCAAATGATGCCATAATGGCAAAAAGTGTTTGAGCATCCGCGCATGTCTTGGTGAAGAGCGAGACACAATCCAAACTACGGCACGCGGGAACAACACCAGAAGTGCTAAAAACCCCTTTGGTCGGCTTCACGCCAATGAGATTGTTAAACGCCGCAGGAACTCTGCCGGAACCTGCTGTATCCGTTCCGAGGGAAAAGGTGACAAGCTCCAAAGCAACACTCACCGCACTGCCTGCACTCGAACCTCCTGAGATGTACTCAGGATTAATGCTGTTTTGACAGATGCCATAAGGGGAACGCGTTCCCACAAGCCCTGTGGCAAACTGATCGAGATTGGTCTTGCCCATGGGAATGGCTCCCGCTTCGATCAAACGCTCCACCACATACGCTGAGCGCTCTGGCACGTAAGCAAAATCAGGACATGCTGCGGTGGTGGGAATGCCTGCTAAATCAATGTTGTCTTTAATCGCAAAGGGAATGCCATAAAGCGGTAACTCTTCGATTTTAGCACCCTCAAGTCGCTTCAAATGAGGCTCTAGCTCCGCATCATTCAGGGTATAAATCCAAATCGGATTGTTTACATGTAAAGCCATTTTAGCTTTGAGTTCTGCCACAAGAGCGCGCGGTGTGAGTGCTCCACTTTGGTACGCTTGGCGCAAGGTTTGAATGGTCATTGTTACTCCTTTACGGTAATGGCAAAAAGCAGTTTGCCCGCATGAATGTTCTCGCCTTCATGGCACAAAACCTTTGAAATGACACCGCTCTCTGGCGCTTCAATGCTCACTTCCATCTTCATCGACTCCGCAATCGCAAGCACATCGCCCTCTTTGACGCTGTCGCCTACTTTTGCCAAGACTTTCCAGAGATTGCCTTGCACAGGTGCATCGACGGCTTCGGCACCTTCAATATCTACACGTTCATCCTCTTCGCTCTCGTCACTGTTAGAGGTTGAGTTAAAATTTGCCAACCCCGTGCGCTCCCACATCAAACGCTCCTCTTCAAAAGCGCTTCGTTGCGTGGTGGTGAAACGATCGATACTTTCTTTGTTTTCGCCTAAAAATTCCTTGTAGGCTTTGAGGCTAAACGTCGTCTCTTCAACCTTGAGTTTGAGTTTGCCTTTGGGGAAATCTTCACGCATCTGCGTGAGTTCTTCATGGCTCACTTCGTAAAAGCGAATCTGGTCAAAAAAGCGCAACAACCACGGTTTTCCCTCACAAAAATCTTCGCTTTGGCGGTATTTATTCCACATCTGTACCGTTCGCCCCACAAACTGATAACCTCCGGGGCCTTCCATGCCGTACACACACATATACGCCCCACCGATACCAACGGCATTTTCAGGTGTCCATGTTCGTGCTGGGTTGTATTTGGTCGTGACCAGTCGATGCCTTGGATCGAGTGGCGTTGCTACGGGTGCTCCTAAGTAAACGTCACCCAGACCCATGACCAAATAGCTCGCATCAAAGACGATTTTTTTAACCGCATCGATGGACTCAAGCCCATTGATACGACGGATAAACTCGATGTTGCTCGGACACCATGGCGCGTCGGGTCGGACGATTTTCATGTACTTTTCGATTGCCACACGGGTCTGTTCATCATCCCAAGAAAGCGGTAAATGCACAATGCGTGCGGGTACCTCAATGTCATCAATCAAAGGCAATGTCAGCTCAATGGTTTTGATCTGCTCCATCAACACCTCACGTTTGCAAACGCGCGGATCAAAGTGCAACTGCAACGAGCGAATCCCCGGTGTTACATCAATCATCCCTGCAATAGTCGCTTTTTTAATCGCTTCCATCAGCACATGCACCCGAAAACGAAGCGCGATGTCAAGCTGCATAATGCCGTATTCGATAAGAAGATAGCTATCGCCTGATTGACGAAAGGTGATGCTTGGAAGATCGTCTTTGCCCTCATCATGGTATAAAATTGCTTCACCCAAAACCTCGTCTGTTTCAAGATAAGCACGCTCATCAAAAGGCTCTAACGAAGCGATAGCCTTCTCTTGGGCTTCAAGCATCTGCATAGCACGTTCATGACTCAGCGGCACAAAACGAACCCGATCACCCGCTTTAAGCTGCCCTACTTTCCACAGCTCACTGCTCACAATCGTGACAGGGCAGACAAACCCTCCAAGACTTGGACCATCAGGGCCTAGGATGACGGGCATATCGCCCGTAAAGTCAATCGCACCGATGGCGTACGCGTTGTCGTGAATATTGGAGGGGTGAAGACCTGCTTCACCGCCATCCGTGCGCGCCCACTCAGGTTTGGGGCCAATGAGTCGCACGCCCGTTCGGTTGGAGTTGTAGTGCACTTCCCACGAAGCTTCCATAAATGTGTCGATGTCTTCTGGCGTAAAAAATTCAGGCGCACCATGAGGGCCATAGAGTACGCCAATGTGCCACTCATGGCTTGAAAATACTTTGGGGGAAAAGGCTTTGGAAGGCACGGTTGTACTGCACATCTGGCTTACATGTAAAACATCTCCGCTGATGAGCATTCTGCCCGCATGGCCTCCAAATTTTCCCAGCGTAAAGGTCGAGCGACTGCCCAAATACTCTGGTACATCAAGCCCTCCACGTACCGCTAAGTAAGTACGAAAACCCTCGTGATGCACTTTTTTGAGTTTTAAGATACTGCCTGCTGGAATCGTAACGGCTTCATTCATCGAAACCGCTTTACCATCGACGAACGCTTCGATGCTCGCGCCACACAGCGCAATCACACTCTCTTGGTTAAATTTCAGTGTTGGCCCTGTAATGGCCATCTCAAGCCCAGAAGCAGAACTAAGATTTCCCACCAACGCATTGGCATAGCGGAAACTCAGGCTATCAAACGGGCCACTGGGTGGCACACCCACATCCCAATACCCCACACGTCCGGGGTAATCTTGAATGCTCG
Above is a genomic segment from Sulfurospirillum halorespirans DSM 13726 containing:
- a CDS encoding response regulator, yielding MHFLVVDDSSTMRRILCNTINSIGYTTTAAEDGLDALEKIKEQKFDVIMTDWNMPRMDGLHLVRALRAMEAYKTTPIIMVTTEGGKQEVIMAIKEGVTNYIVKPFTAFLLREKLKEIVS
- the atzF gene encoding allophanate hydrolase, translating into MTIQTLRQAYQSGALTPRALVAELKAKMALHVNNPIWIYTLNDAELEPHLKRLEGAKIEELPLYGIPFAIKDNIDLAGIPTTAACPDFAYVPERSAYVVERLIEAGAIPMGKTNLDQFATGLVGTRSPYGICQNSINPEYISGGSSAGSAVSVALELVTFSLGTDTAGSGRVPAAFNNLIGVKPTKGVFSTSGVVPACRSLDCVSLFTKTCADAQTLFAIMASFDSEDVYARMIPTQTKTLEKPLRIGIPRKSDLQFFGDAEAQTLFEAAVARFIKVGAVVEEIDFTPFLKAANLLYSGPWVAERYVATKALLQKSPESFLEVTRTIIAQGEHKSASDYFEAEYALKAYRREAEQCLKWVDFMLTPTTGTIYTIDEVENNPIELNTNLGYYTNFMNLLDLSALALPAGERGNGLPFGITIFADAFEDTKLLSMGEIYMKELPCQK
- the uca gene encoding urea carboxylase; its protein translation is MFTKILIANRGEIACRIIKTLTKMGIRSVALYTTADRDSLHVSLADEAYWIGEGVASESYLDTQKILEIAFTCKAEAIHPGYGFLSENAAFARACETKGIVFIGPRAEHIEAFGLKHTARALAQKNHVPLLPGSGLLASLEEALEKAQSIGYPVMLKSTAGGGGIGMQLCYDAHSLEGAYASVKRLSENNFSNSGLFLEKYVEHARHIEVQIFGDGKGYVATLGERDCSIQRRNQKVIEETPAACLSQSTRKALFEASKKLASCVNYLSAGTVEFVYDTTSDAFYFLEVNTRLQVEHGVTEEVSGVDLVEWMIRQAYGSHEALYDYKHQPKGHAIQVRVYAEDPLKNFQPSSGVLHHVRFAPNIRVDSFIETGLHVSSFYDPMIAKLIVKAETREDALSKMDEAIEKTRIDGIETNLRYLGAIVKSDFFRNATHTTKSLSRFSFVPQSIDVLRPGTQTSIQDYPGRVGYWDVGVPPSGPFDSLSFRYANALVGNLSSASGLEMAITGPTLKFNQESVIALCGASIEAFVDGKAVSMNEAVTIPAGSILKLKKVHHEGFRTYLAVRGGLDVPEYLGSRSTFTLGKFGGHAGRMLISGDVLHVSQMCSTTVPSKAFSPKVFSSHEWHIGVLYGPHGAPEFFTPEDIDTFMEASWEVHYNSNRTGVRLIGPKPEWARTDGGEAGLHPSNIHDNAYAIGAIDFTGDMPVILGPDGPSLGGFVCPVTIVSSELWKVGQLKAGDRVRFVPLSHERAMQMLEAQEKAIASLEPFDERAYLETDEVLGEAILYHDEGKDDLPSITFRQSGDSYLLIEYGIMQLDIALRFRVHVLMEAIKKATIAGMIDVTPGIRSLQLHFDPRVCKREVLMEQIKTIELTLPLIDDIEVPARIVHLPLSWDDEQTRVAIEKYMKIVRPDAPWCPSNIEFIRRINGLESIDAVKKIVFDASYLVMGLGDVYLGAPVATPLDPRHRLVTTKYNPARTWTPENAVGIGGAYMCVYGMEGPGGYQFVGRTVQMWNKYRQSEDFCEGKPWLLRFFDQIRFYEVSHEELTQMREDFPKGKLKLKVEETTFSLKAYKEFLGENKESIDRFTTTQRSAFEEERLMWERTGLANFNSTSNSDESEEDERVDIEGAEAVDAPVQGNLWKVLAKVGDSVKEGDVLAIAESMKMEVSIEAPESGVISKVLCHEGENIHAGKLLFAITVKE
- a CDS encoding DNA adenine methylase encodes the protein MNYIGSKVKLLSFIDAHISSLLKENVPPKIFCDLFAGSGSVGSYFAQKGCSILSNDLEFYSYVLNHAMLKPPELSTIAPIIDSLNALPLRKGLMYEHYCLESGSERNYFSDENAQKIDAVRQGIEAYKRDEPLYIYLLASLLHSADKVANTASIYSAYLKHLKPLACEKLHLHAFLSLLTSTHHQVFCEDANVLISTLKGDILYLDPPYNRRQYGANYHILNTIARYDAFTPKGKTGVRAYESSAYCKSGTALLALEDIIQKANFPWIVLSYNDEGIIDLSSLSTMLERYGTCASFQMPHQRFKGYRNQENKKALSEYLYILEKF